One Rhododendron vialii isolate Sample 1 chromosome 2a, ASM3025357v1 genomic region harbors:
- the LOC131316731 gene encoding SKP1-like protein 1, with amino-acid sequence MSSSSSSKKKIILRSSDGETFEVDEAVAIQSGVIRQRIENDCADGVFPLANVTSCVLSKVIEYCEKHAKSAAPDSNDRAAVDQLKNFDAQFVKVDQAILFDLVLAANYLEMKGLLDLTCQTVRDMIKGKTPEEIRKTFNVGEFTPEEEEEVRRENRWAFE; translated from the exons ATGTCGTCGTCTTCTTCGTCGAAGAAAAAAATCATCCTAAGGAGCTCGGACGGCGAGACCTTCGAGGTCGACGAGGCCGTAGCAATCCAGTCGGGGGTGATCAGGCAGAGGATCGAGAACGATTGTGCCGACGGGGTTTTTCCGCTTGCGAATGTCACGAGCTGTGTTCTGTCCAAGGTGATCGAGTACTGCGAGAAGCACGCCAAATCGGCGGCTCCTGATTCCAATGATCGTGCTGCTGTCGATCAACTCAAGAATTTCGATGCTCAGTTCGTGAAGGTTGATCAGGCCATTCTATTTGACTTGGTCCTG GCGGCAAACTATCTGGAAATGAAGGGCTTGTTGGACCTGACCTGCCAGACCGTTAGAGACATGATTAAGGGAAAAACTCCTGAGGAAATCAGGAAAACGTTCAACGTTGGAGAATTTACcccagaggaggaggaggaggtccGCAGGGAGAACAGGTGGGCCTTCGAATGA